A window of Arcobacter acticola genomic DNA:
CTCCTCCTGTTTCTCTTTGTACAATAGGAGTTGTAGAAAGATTGTTCATAGCTTCAATGGCTTCCCATGCAGCTTTATAACTCATAGGAACCTCAATTGCAGCTTTACTAATTGAACCGGTTCTTTTAACTGCTATTAATAAATCAATTCTTTTTTCTAGTAAAAAAGGTTGATTAAATATCTCTAAAGTTAAATTTGATGAAATTTCCACATAAATCCTTTTGGTTATATCTTTTTGTATATAACGATTATTAAAAAATATTACCATTATGTAACTTAATACATAACGGTAATTTAAAAAAAACTAGAAGAAAATCTTCTAGTTTTTGAATTATCTAACTGAATCGAAGAAATAATCAGTTTCTGCGATATTTTTAGTCTCTTCATCTAATTGATCTAAAATAGAGTTTGTAATCCATGTTAATAGATTTAATCCACCTTCATAACCACTTATAGAGTATCTATGTAAGTGGTGTCTATCAAAAATTGGGAATCCAATTCTGATTAAAGGTATTTTTGTATCTCTGTATAATTCTTTTCCGTAAACATTCCCAATCATAAAATCAACTGGTTCTGTGAATAATAAAGATCTAAGGTGCCATAAATCTTTTCCAGGCCAAATATTACATTCAGCAGTTCTTGCAGATTTAGAAAGAATAGCTTTCATATCCTCTTCCCAACCTTTTCTTGGTGCATTGTTACATACAATATGAGTTGGAATTGAACCCATTTCAACTAAGAATGAAACCATTCCTAATAAGAAGTCAGGATCTCCCCAAATTGCAATTTTTTTACCATGCATATATGGATAAGAATCTTGCATTGCATCAACAAATCTAGCTCTTTGTTGTTTTAATTCTTCAGGAACTTCTTTCCCTGTTAATTCTGCTAATTTCATAACAAAAGCATCTGTACCACTTAATCCAATTGGATTACAAGTTTCGAACTTTTGTTTCCATTTATTTTTAATAGTTTTAGCTGTTAAAATTGAAGAATATTTTTGTAAACTGATTGTTGCGCTTGCATTAATTGCAGTTTTTGCATCTTCTAATTTTGTTCCACCAGCGTATAATTTATATTCACCAGCCCCAGTATCCCATTGTTCTTCATGGTCACCAATCATAATGATTTTATCACCAAACATTTTAGAGATTTTTTTAATTTCTTTTAATGATCCTAAGTAAGGTTCAAATCCAGGAATTATGTTTATTCTTTCTGCATCAACAGATTTTTCAACACCTTCGCTTAATTGCTCTAAAGTTGATTTCATCATATTATCATAACCTGTAATATGAGAACCAACAAATGAAGGAGTATGCGCACTTGGGATTAAAACATTGTCTAATTCACCTTCTGCTTCTTCTCTTGCACCTATAATAAATGCATTTAAGTCATCACCAATAACTTCTGCCATACAAGTTGTACTAACAGCAATCATTTCAGGTTTATAAAGTGCATTACAGTTTCTTAAACCATCTTTCATATTTGCTAAACCACCAAATACCGCTGCTGATTCTGACATTGAATCAGATACACAAGGAGTTGGTTCTTTAAAGTGTCTAGTAAAATATGTTCTAAAATATGCAACACATCCATGAGATCCATGAACATAAGGCATTGTATTTTCAAAACCAAGAGCTACCATAACAGCACCCAATGGTTGACAAGCTTTTGCAGGGTTAATGGTAATTGCTTCTCTTGCTAGATTTTTTTCTCTATAATCCCAAGACTCAGTCCATTTTTGGATTTCTGCAACTTTTTCAGGAGCTACAGCACCTGCTGCACTCTCGAACTCTTTTTTTCTTTTTAAAACTTCTTGATATTCAGGTTTTAAAAAAAGTTTTTGTCCATTTACTATATTATCTACATCTTGCATACTGTTCTCCTTACGCTTCTTTTTCCCATGGAGCTTTTGTGTGGTTCCATACAGGTGAATTGATTGCTAAATCCATATCTTTTGCAAAAATGGCAAAAGCGTCATACCCATGATAAGGACCACTATAATCCCATGAGTGCATTTGTCTAAATGGTAATCCCATTTTTTGGAATACATATTTTTCTTTAACACCAGCTGCAACTAAGTCAGGTCTTAATTTTTTAACAAAAGCTTCTAATTCATACTCATTTGCATCATCGTAAATAAGTGTTGATCTTTCAATTTCATCTTTTGTTCTTTTATAATCATCTCCGTGACCAAATTCATAACCAGTTCCAATTACTTCCATTCCTAAATCTTCATAAGCACCAATAACGTGTCTTGGTCTTAATCCACCAACATAAAGCATAACTTTTTTACCCTCTAACATTGGTTTATATTTAGCAATTACAGCATCAGTCATTGCAGTATATTTTGCAATTACAGCTTCTGTTTTTTCTTGAATTGTTTCATCAAAAAATGAAGCAATTTTTCTTAAACTTTCAGTTGTTTTTGTAGGTCCAAAGAAGTTATATTCCATCCAAGGAACATTAAACTCTTGTTCCATATGTCTTGCTATATAGTTCATAGATCTATAGCAATGTAATAGATTTAATTTTGATTTTGGAGCAATTGCTAACTCTTTATAAGTTGCATCTCCTGACCATTGAGCAATAACTCTTAAACCCATTTCTTCTAAAATAATTCTTGTTGACCACGCATCTCCACCGATGTTGTAATCTCCAATAATTGATACATCATAAGGAGTTGATTCGAAATCTTTTTTGTAAGAGTGATCAGGCATAATATAATCTCTAATCATATCGTTTGCAATATGGTGACCAAGTGATTGTGAAACCCCTCTAAACCCCTCACATGAAACGGCGATTGCTTGATGACCTGTCTCTTTTTTATGCATTTTAGCAACGGCGTGAATATCATCCCCAATTAATCCAATTGGACACTCTGATTGAATTGAAATACCATTATTTAATGGAAATAATTCATCAATTTCACTCAATGCTTTTTTAAGTTTTTTATCCCCACCAAATACGATATCTTTTTCATTAAAATCAGTAGAAAAATTCATAGTTACAAATGTATCAACACCTGTTGTTCCTATGTAATAGTTTCTTCTACCACCTCTTGAATATTGTCCACATCCAATAGGTCCATGAGAAATATGAATCATATCTTTAATAGGTCCCCAAACAACCCCTTTAGAACCTGCATAGGCACATCCCCTTTGAGACATAACTCCTGGAACTGTTTGTTTATTACTTTTTGTTGTATCACAAGAACCTTTTCCTGTTTCTGGTGAATCAATACCTAAATGTTTTGCTCTACTTTTTTTTACTTTGTCTGAATAAGAATCAAGTACTTCAGCAAGAGCTTCTTTTTGTAGACTTTCTAATGTTTCTGGTCCCATAGTTTTCTCCTTTGAAGAGTAAAAGTAGCTTAAGCTACTTTTACTCTATATAGATTCATGTCATCTAATTTTTTACAAATTTCTTTAGTTACATCACCATCAACAGATTTTGAGATTTCAGAAATTTGGTATTTATTAGTGTAATAAACCATTTTGAAACCATTTTTTTCTGCACACTCAGTTTGAGTGTAATAATCAATAAACGCAGTGTGAGCGAAAGTTCCAGCAGGAACAGTTAGTGTTTCTAAAATAGTTCCTTCTTTTGTTTCATTTGTTAATGAAACAGTTTTTCCAGAAACATCACCAGCACCTTTTTCAACTTTTTCAATAACCTTATCAAAACTTACATCGTTACCCATATCAGCTGGGAAGTGGTATCCACATACAAACATAATTATCTCCTTCTTTTTATTTTTTTAAATATTAAGCTTCTTCAGCTCTTTTACCAACATTTTCAATGTCAGCTTCTTCTTCTAACCCAAATTCCATTAATAAGTTTTCTAAATCATCCATTTCAAGAGGTGTTGGAATAACTTTTAAGTCATTAGCAATGATTTTTCTTGCTAATTCTTTATATTCCATAGCTTGATCATGATTTGGTGAATATTCAACAACTGTCATTCTTCTTAACTCAGCTCTTTGAACGTGGTTAGATCTTGGAACAAAGTGAATCATTTGAGTACCAATTTGTTTAGCTAAGTGTTTAGCTAAGTCATACTCTTTATCTGTCATCCTAGCGTTACAAATAAGACCTGCAAGTCTTACCCCACCTGTATTTGCATATTTTAAAATACCTTTTGAAATGTTATTAGCTGCATACATAGCCATCATTTCACCAGACAT
This region includes:
- the nifD gene encoding nitrogenase molybdenum-iron protein alpha chain; its protein translation is MGPETLESLQKEALAEVLDSYSDKVKKSRAKHLGIDSPETGKGSCDTTKSNKQTVPGVMSQRGCAYAGSKGVVWGPIKDMIHISHGPIGCGQYSRGGRRNYYIGTTGVDTFVTMNFSTDFNEKDIVFGGDKKLKKALSEIDELFPLNNGISIQSECPIGLIGDDIHAVAKMHKKETGHQAIAVSCEGFRGVSQSLGHHIANDMIRDYIMPDHSYKKDFESTPYDVSIIGDYNIGGDAWSTRIILEEMGLRVIAQWSGDATYKELAIAPKSKLNLLHCYRSMNYIARHMEQEFNVPWMEYNFFGPTKTTESLRKIASFFDETIQEKTEAVIAKYTAMTDAVIAKYKPMLEGKKVMLYVGGLRPRHVIGAYEDLGMEVIGTGYEFGHGDDYKRTKDEIERSTLIYDDANEYELEAFVKKLRPDLVAAGVKEKYVFQKMGLPFRQMHSWDYSGPYHGYDAFAIFAKDMDLAINSPVWNHTKAPWEKEA
- the nifK gene encoding nitrogenase molybdenum-iron protein subunit beta, producing MQDVDNIVNGQKLFLKPEYQEVLKRKKEFESAAGAVAPEKVAEIQKWTESWDYREKNLAREAITINPAKACQPLGAVMVALGFENTMPYVHGSHGCVAYFRTYFTRHFKEPTPCVSDSMSESAAVFGGLANMKDGLRNCNALYKPEMIAVSTTCMAEVIGDDLNAFIIGAREEAEGELDNVLIPSAHTPSFVGSHITGYDNMMKSTLEQLSEGVEKSVDAERINIIPGFEPYLGSLKEIKKISKMFGDKIIMIGDHEEQWDTGAGEYKLYAGGTKLEDAKTAINASATISLQKYSSILTAKTIKNKWKQKFETCNPIGLSGTDAFVMKLAELTGKEVPEELKQQRARFVDAMQDSYPYMHGKKIAIWGDPDFLLGMVSFLVEMGSIPTHIVCNNAPRKGWEEDMKAILSKSARTAECNIWPGKDLWHLRSLLFTEPVDFMIGNVYGKELYRDTKIPLIRIGFPIFDRHHLHRYSISGYEGGLNLLTWITNSILDQLDEETKNIAETDYFFDSVR